Genomic DNA from Alkalihalobacterium alkalinitrilicum:
AATCCAAGACATATTGAGGTACAAATTGCTGCAGATCATTATAACAATATCGTTCATTTATATGAACGTGAGTGTTCTGTTCAAAGAAGAAATCAAAAAGTAATTGAAGAAAGCCCATCTCCTTTCTTAAATGATGCGCAACGGGAACAGCTTATGAGTGCTGCTATAAAAGGGGCAAAAGCAATTGGTTATCGTAATTTAGGAACGATGGAATTTATCTTTGATGAAGACGGTTCATTTTATTTCTTAGAAATGAACACTCGATTACAGGTAGAGCATCCTGTTACTGAAATGAACACGAAATTAGATTTAGTGGAATGGCAAATCCGAATCGCTCAGGGAGAGAAGCTGCCTTGTTTACAAAGTGAAATTAATAGTTCAGGGCATTCGATAGAATGTAGGGTTTATGCAGAAGATCCAGTTAATTTCTATCCTTCTCCAGGAACGATATCGAAGCTGAATTGGCCTAATAATTTAAGAATTGATACATCTATAATAGAAGGTTCAACAATAACACCATACTATGATCCGATGATAGCCAAAGTAATTGTGCACGCGGAGCAGCGGGAACAATCGATAAAAGACATGGAAAATGGGTTATTAACTACAAAAATAGAAGGAATAAAAACAAACATTCCATTATTAATAGATGTTTTGCGTAATGATGAATTTAAAAAAGGTGAATATACAACTAAGTTAATAGAAGAAATGAAAGTTAATAGTTAAAAATAAAATCTTAATTATAAGGAGAGTTCTAAAATGATCGTTAAAGCAAATATGGGTGGGAACTTATGGAAGTTACTAGTTTCAAAGGGAGACCAAGTAGAAGCTGGGCAAGAAGTAGCAATCTTAGAATCAATGAAAATGGAGATTCCTATTACATCAAGTTATTCAGGAACAGTAGTCGATGTGGTAAAAAATGAAGGTGAGTTTGTTCAAGAAGATGAAGGACTAATCGTATTAAAATAGGAGGAATGGATAATGACAAATCATGAAAAAGAAAAAAGTATGTTGGATGTTAGGGAAAGAATTGAAAATGGTGGTGGAGAAAAGTACCGAAACCGTGTGAAATCTCAAAATAAAATGTTAGTTCGTGAACGTTTAGACCTACTATTTGACGAGGGTTCCCTTAAAGAGGAATGGATCTTTGCTAAATGTCTGGACCCTAGTCTTGCTGCTGATGCAATCATTACAGGTTTAGGGAAAATTAATGGTCGTAAGGTTGCCTTTTTAGCTGCGGATCCTACCGTTAAAGCAGGTTCATGGGGAGAGAAGTCAGTTGAAAAAATGATAAGAACTCAAGAACTAGCCATGAAATTAAAAATTCCTATGTTATATATGATTGATTCAGCAGGTGGTCGAATTACAGATCAAATCAAAATTTTCCCAGGATACAGACACAGTGGAAAGATTTTTTATAACATGATTAAAATGTCTGGTATGGTTCCGCAAATTTGCATCAATTTCGGACCTTCTCCAGCTGGATCGGCCTATATCCCATCATTCGCAGATTTTGTAGTTATGGTTGATAAAAATGCTAGTGCATATTTAGGTTCCACGCGAATGGTTGAAATGGTAATCGGAGAAAAAGTAACCATGGAGGAAATGGGTGGAGCTAGGTTGCATTGTTCGACTAGTGGTTTAGGAGATGTATTAGCAAAGGATGAGCGAGATGCTATAGAAATCACGAAAAAGTACCTTTCTTATATGCCACAAAATTACAAGGAAAAGGTTGAAGGTGCCGAACCTGCATTACCTAAAATGGGTCCTTCAATAAAGGAAATCATTCCTAAAGATATGAACCGGCCATTTGATATGGTTCATTTAATTGAAAGAGTTGTAGATGAAAATAGTTGGTTTGAAATAAAAGAACTGTTTGCACAAGAGTTAGTTGTTGGCTTTGGAAGGATGGACGGGAAAACCGTAGGTATTGTTGCCAATCAACCGAAAGTTAAAGGTGGGACATTATTTGTAGATTCCGCGGATAAGGGTGCTAGATTTGTAACTTTATGTAATGCATTTAATATTCCATTACTATTCTTAGCGGATGTACCTGGTTACATGGTAGGTTCTGCTGTTGAAAAGAAAGGAATTATACGACATGGAGCTAAGATGTTAACTGCTGTTTCTGAAGCAACGGTTCCAAAAATGACAGTAATTGTACGGAAATGTTACGGTGCTGGTTTATATGCAATGTGTGGTCCAGCTTACGACCCAGAAACCGTTATTGCCCTTCCGTCAGCTTCCATTGCAATTATGGGACCTGAAGCCGCTATTAATGCAGTTTATTATAACAAAATTCAGGAACTACCAGAAGAAGAACGCCAAGAGTATATCCTTCAGAAAAGGGAGGAATATTCAGAGGATATTAATATTTATGCATTGGGCTCAGAAATGATCATTAATGAAATTATTCCATTTGATCAACTAAGAGACGAAGTAATTGAACGGTTTGATTATTATTCTACAAAAGATATAACATTCGGTGAGAAAAAATGTCCGGTTCATCCGGTATAAAGGAGAGAGTGTGCGGTGGAAGTATTTTCAAAGTCCTTATTAAGTGAAAAAGTTGCAATAGTTACTGGTGGTGGTACGGGAATAGGAAAGGAAATAGCTAAACATCTTGGAACGACTGGGGCAAAGGTAGTCATAACAGGTCGTAGAGAACATGTATTACAAGAAACAGCAGAAGAATTTCGTCATTTAGGAATTGAAGTATCTACTATTTCAACAGATATACGCGATCCTGAGCAAGTCAAAAATTTAGTAGAGCATACGGTTGAATGCTTTGGCAGAGTTGATATATTAATCAACAATGCAGGCGGGCAATTTCCAAAAAAAGCAGAAGAACTGTCACCAAATGGGTGGAATGCAGTGATTAATAATAATTTAAATGGGACGTTTTATGTCACTCAAGAAGTTTCTAAACAATTTATGAAACAAGGGACGGGTGGGAGTATCACCAATATATTAGTTAACTTTCTTCATCGTGGGGCTCCTGGAATTGCCCATTCTGTTGCCGCTCGAAGTGGGATTTATGGAATGATGAAAACGCTCGCATTAGAGTGGGCAAAGCATAATATACGAATTAACTCGATTGGACCTGGTTTATTTGTCACCGAGGGAATGAGCGAAGAAATGGCAAGCTTTGCGGGGTCTGATTTTATAAGTAATGTTACGGAGGATGTCCCTTTAAAGCGTACAGGGAAATTGGAAGAATTAGGCTGGTTAGTAACCTATATATCTAGTCCAGCCGCAGAATACATTACAGGCGAATATATCATTATCGACGGAGGTAACTCGCTAGGGAGAGGTATTACTTTTCTTCCATACTAATAATTAGGTAGTAAAGTGGTGGGAACATGTGGTCTGAGACATTAATAGAGCAACTTTCTAATCGTAATAAGAAACCAGTCCGAATTCTGTTTCCTGAAGGTGATGATATACGAGTTCAAAAAGCGTGCCAAGTCATTTTAAATAAAAAGCTAGCACAGCCGATCTTATTTACCAACTCTAATATCCAAGGAATAGAAACCGTTTGGGAAACAGGTTGGGAAACTGGGAATAAGAAACTAGAAATAGCAGCAGAGTGGTTGAAAGAAGGTAGAGTAGATGGTGTGATTTCTGGAGCATGCTATGAGAGTGGCGAAGTGATCCGTGTAGGTCTGAAGAAAATAGGTTTAAAGAATGGTAGAAAACGAATTACAGGGATATTTGTTGTAGATACAGGGTTACGAACTGTGGGCAACGATGGTGTCTTATTATTTACAGATCCCATCGTTATCCCACAGCCAACAACTGAGGATCTGATGGAAATAATTAAAGGGGCGACAGAGCTATGGGAATTAATATTTTCAGACGTTGATCCCAAAGTAGCCTTACTTGATTTTATGACTTGTAATGGTCACTTTGAAAAGGTTAATAAACAATCTGTAATGGATTTAAAGAAAACTTTTCCAGGAATCCATTTTGATGGACCATTGCAAGTGGATGCAGCCATTGTTCCTGAAGTGGCGTTAACCAAAGCCCCAAAAAGTGATATTGCGGGGAGAGCTAATATATTAATATTCCCTGATCTTAAATCAGGAAATATAGGATATAAACTTGTTGAGAGGTTAGGTGGGGCCAAAGCTTTTTCCTATTTAACAGGTTTTGAAAAGAGTTGGAATGATTTATCGAGAGGTTGTCGCTGGGAAGATGTTGTCGTATCGTCATGTCTTTCAATATTAGAAATTAATAGTAAGAAAACATCATTGTAAGATGTGAAAGGATTAAAGGAGGAAAATGTCTATGAGAGTGTTGTTAAAGGATATCGCACAGTCAAGATCTGGAGACAAGGGCAATACTGCAGATATATCATTATTTGCAAATAATGAAGAGTTATTTAATGTAATAAAAAAAGAAGTAACATCCGAAAGAGTAAAAGAACACTTTAATGGAATATGTCTTGGAAAGGTAGAACGCTTTGAA
This window encodes:
- a CDS encoding acetyl-CoA carboxylase biotin carboxylase subunit, coding for MNFQKILIANRGEIAIRIIRTCKKMSIKTVAIYSEADKDMPYVYEADEAVLIGPPQVSLSYLNSKEILSVAKRLKVDAIHPGYGFLSENAEFRNLCEEEGISFIGPTSDVITSMGSKIEARRRMSEASVPVVPGWNEPIQSMEEALEIAQQIGYPLMLKASAGGGGIGMSLIHSKEQLEKAFETTRNRSQNYFGNSEVFLEKYINNPRHIEVQIAADHYNNIVHLYERECSVQRRNQKVIEESPSPFLNDAQREQLMSAAIKGAKAIGYRNLGTMEFIFDEDGSFYFLEMNTRLQVEHPVTEMNTKLDLVEWQIRIAQGEKLPCLQSEINSSGHSIECRVYAEDPVNFYPSPGTISKLNWPNNLRIDTSIIEGSTITPYYDPMIAKVIVHAEQREQSIKDMENGLLTTKIEGIKTNIPLLIDVLRNDEFKKGEYTTKLIEEMKVNS
- a CDS encoding SDR family oxidoreductase codes for the protein MEVFSKSLLSEKVAIVTGGGTGIGKEIAKHLGTTGAKVVITGRREHVLQETAEEFRHLGIEVSTISTDIRDPEQVKNLVEHTVECFGRVDILINNAGGQFPKKAEELSPNGWNAVINNNLNGTFYVTQEVSKQFMKQGTGGSITNILVNFLHRGAPGIAHSVAARSGIYGMMKTLALEWAKHNIRINSIGPGLFVTEGMSEEMASFAGSDFISNVTEDVPLKRTGKLEELGWLVTYISSPAAEYITGEYIIIDGGNSLGRGITFLPY
- a CDS encoding acetyl-CoA carboxylase biotin carboxyl carrier protein subunit gives rise to the protein MIVKANMGGNLWKLLVSKGDQVEAGQEVAILESMKMEIPITSSYSGTVVDVVKNEGEFVQEDEGLIVLK
- a CDS encoding acyl-CoA carboxylase subunit beta; the protein is MTNHEKEKSMLDVRERIENGGGEKYRNRVKSQNKMLVRERLDLLFDEGSLKEEWIFAKCLDPSLAADAIITGLGKINGRKVAFLAADPTVKAGSWGEKSVEKMIRTQELAMKLKIPMLYMIDSAGGRITDQIKIFPGYRHSGKIFYNMIKMSGMVPQICINFGPSPAGSAYIPSFADFVVMVDKNASAYLGSTRMVEMVIGEKVTMEEMGGARLHCSTSGLGDVLAKDERDAIEITKKYLSYMPQNYKEKVEGAEPALPKMGPSIKEIIPKDMNRPFDMVHLIERVVDENSWFEIKELFAQELVVGFGRMDGKTVGIVANQPKVKGGTLFVDSADKGARFVTLCNAFNIPLLFLADVPGYMVGSAVEKKGIIRHGAKMLTAVSEATVPKMTVIVRKCYGAGLYAMCGPAYDPETVIALPSASIAIMGPEAAINAVYYNKIQELPEEERQEYILQKREEYSEDINIYALGSEMIINEIIPFDQLRDEVIERFDYYSTKDITFGEKKCPVHPV
- a CDS encoding phosphate acyltransferase, whose translation is MWSETLIEQLSNRNKKPVRILFPEGDDIRVQKACQVILNKKLAQPILFTNSNIQGIETVWETGWETGNKKLEIAAEWLKEGRVDGVISGACYESGEVIRVGLKKIGLKNGRKRITGIFVVDTGLRTVGNDGVLLFTDPIVIPQPTTEDLMEIIKGATELWELIFSDVDPKVALLDFMTCNGHFEKVNKQSVMDLKKTFPGIHFDGPLQVDAAIVPEVALTKAPKSDIAGRANILIFPDLKSGNIGYKLVERLGGAKAFSYLTGFEKSWNDLSRGCRWEDVVVSSCLSILEINSKKTSL